The Gadus chalcogrammus isolate NIFS_2021 chromosome 14, NIFS_Gcha_1.0, whole genome shotgun sequence sequence GTTTCAAAGGCTTTAGGGAACAAGGCCTTCATGGTCCGTTATTTGTCTTATCTCAGATGTGTCTACTTTTTTGTCCTCTCATGCTCCTCTATGAATCACTGATCTCTCATGTAAGTTCCCCCATCTCCCAAGTTACAAATGTCTTAGATCCTAGGCAGGCAGGCAGCAATTGTGTCAGGATCTCTTTGCAATTGACAAAcaagcgtgtgtgcatgcatgtgtttgtgcgtgtgtgtaaagagTAATAGAGAAAAGATTTAGAACTCAAAGAAGTAAGACGGTAGAAGGAAATCTCACCCTTCGCCAAGCAAGGACTGGACTTCTGCTTTATAAGAGCGCTGTTTCCTCTTAGCATGTTGCTCTGCTTCCAGAGCCGTCTTCCAGATAGCTAATCTCATTAACTCAGCTGTCCAAATGTCAATAGGTGCAGATTATttagataaatacatattttaaatcACTTAATGAATTTTAATATTTAGAAAATGGTCTGCTCACCTTCTCTTCTTGCTGCATTTGGTGTATCGTAAACCATCCCACAATAGCTATAAACTGTGTGTAAGTCCTTCGTCTCCTCCAGGCTCTGTTATGGCCACAGAATGTGATACCCCTTTAGCCGCCCTGCAGTGCTCATCACTTCATCTTTAACCCTTTAATTTCTCTGCCTTCCCACTGCTGCTTGAACTACAGGATGCTAAAGCCAGCCAAACCGATTTAGCTGCTTTTACAAACTTTTACCATTGCAACCTATATTTGTACAACGTAGCCAGGGCTTGTAATGTTATTTTCTTGATAAATGCACATTCTTTGGCTTTTTATGGTCTGCCATCTTTACCGTTTATTTGCAGGATTTGACTTTAATTGACTTCCATCCCATCACAAGCTCAGTATAGCCACAGATTTCAGTAATTTGATTTGGTAAAGTAGATCACTGTTAACACCTTGATCAGGCACATTGTTGAACCATGATGAAGGAGTAGAGATAAAATATAAAAGTCCTCAGTCGCATGGCGAATCTGCACAGCGTTGTTACACAATGTTGAGCCCTCCAGGAGGCCTTGGATGAGGACAATCATATTTAAACGGTACATATGCAGCAGATGGTGCATGGTGCCTGATTCAGCCAGGCAGTGTTTGAGATTGCAGAGGTAATCCACCCAGCTCAGGTTCTCAGGATACTCTTGGGTTTGGAGGTTTGTAGTATAGACTGACTGATTGCTTTGGATTGGCTGCTTTATGATTGACAGTGTGGTTTCAAAAATGAAAGCCAGCGCTTGAAATAGCCCTGCATCTGAAATTaaccttttttatttgtattcatattcctttcttctctcctttcttctattcctttcttctttcctttcctcttctctcctctctcctagtcTGCTTCTTCACGCTCCTTGCCTCTCTTTGCTACTCTTCCCTTCTATCCTATTTCTCCCTTACAGTCTACCAGCTTTACTTTCCGTCTGTCAGAGCTGGTCCATAAATAGCATGGAACAACCTTTCCCCACTTCAGTTGAGTGAAGGACCTGAATGGCTTTGGTTAATGCAGTGATTCAGCGTTCATCCTGAATATTTTCAGAATCTTCACAAAATAATGCCAAATTATGCAATACCCTTTAATGCTACTTCGGTAATCCATCTTAATATTTGTACACGTTGCTATGAGAAGACATAACTCCCTAACAGTTATGGTGGCTTTACTCTGCAACTGGACCGCATTGCTCTAAATGGGCAGCTGCAAATCATCACTGTTTCCACCCGTTAAACCCATACAGCCAGAAGCAAAGCCATTGCTTAATATTTTCGCTAGATGGCAGTAGAGCCCATATAATCATAATCATTATCATCGTTATTGTTACCATTAGTGATACCACAGTGATATCAGTTCCATTTGATCCAGTTAAAAACTTAGCAATTCATTAATGTATTGCAAATGAAATGGTTACAATTGAATTGGCTTAATCAGATGATCAGTATGTTTTGCGGTTATTTTATTGTGAAAAAGGGTATCAAACAGTCTCATAACAGTGTTTTCACTGAAGCAATTTAATCCACCCTTGATATTTACATTAAAGCACAAATGAAGAATAAACTATCTGTCAACATAAATTGCCTTCTTCCCCTACTCTTTTGTCTCTTCATGGAACATCTCTGGATAACCATACTTGATAATCCCCACCTTGACATCTGTCAGCCCAGATTGAAAAGAAATATCCCATGGGGACCCATGTTCACTTTAGTACAGGATAAAATGGAACAATTATCAAAGTCACCTGATGGGAGCTCTACTGGCTCATTTTTCGAGTGGCGGCTTCTCCTCTTCCGAGGTCACGGCCTGTTCCTTGTGGGGAAACCTTGTTTTTTAGAGATGCTCTCTGTGTGCCGCACAGGAATGCTAGACAGAAGCGCCTCTGCAGCAGTGGCCATCTATGGAGGATGGAGGGATTGAAGCCTCAGCCTCTTCTAATAGGCGAAGGTCTGGCCCACAGACATGCGTTGAACCCATGTAGGCTGGAGTGGACCAGGCAGGAATGTGCCCGACACCTCGTCTGCCCTTTAGGGGGTCACAAGTAGGGGGAGTGAGACAACGACTAATAATACCCTATAATCACTTAACTCAGACCAGGTGCAGTTTGTCCCACTGGGGCAGTACACTGCGGATAATTGAAGGAACCAAGAAGCAAAGAAGTCTTACTTTGAATGCAAAAGGTTTATTGTATGAAAAAGGACTGttttacacaaataaaatagactgtatttacaaatatattatatataacatatttttttaaaacaaatataggATTACCACAGTTTGCAAAATAATAGTGAACATGGCAATAGATAGATAGTACGAATGCCCTTATATATTTATTCCTGTATAAAAAATAGCTCAATCTGTATACGTATCATAATGTAGCCACTATGcaatatttaaataatgaaaTTCAACATTTtgtaacatatatacatacacttgTAAAAAACCGACAAATATAGATTGCACATGTGTTTATACAAACAATATAAATTTCAAGTATATTTCAATCCATTGGACTGGCACATTTTTCACAGAATCTAAGGCATATTTCCTTTGTACAATACAGTGTCCCAAAATATGATTAAGATCAAAAGCTTAAAGGCTCTAACACATAACTATCTCCCTGTTGAGCATTTGTGATTAGCATCTCTCTTcctgatgatttttttttttatctttaggtccatttggagaaaaaaaaagtgcagaCAAGTATTGAGAGTTGATTGGAATGGGGTAGCATAATAGTCCTTAGAGGATAGATGTTCTCAAAGTCCTGACTCTGAGGAAGTGGTGTGTATTAACGTCCCTGCATGGTCagtgaaaaagagagaaagagaatctTTCTCCTCCCAGCCCACTTTGCCAGGTGTGAGCACTGTGTTCCCTTCCGCTgcaaggcagagagacagagcagcagcagcagcatctggCCTTGGTGCTCCACACCGTGCCATCCAGTGTCTGAAGGCCAGCTGCAGAGGTCTGCTCCCTCTGCATGCTCAACTCCATCTCCCATCAGCCTACCCGGTCTCCAGAGACACACAGCTGGAGCAGTCCGTTTGTTTGCGCTAACTCAGTCCTTGCGCTTTTGaaccaaaaaaataactaaacaaAAAAGCTTGTGCTGGAGATGGCCTGGCTTTAAGTCTCAGACATTTGAATAGTCTTGGAACAAACAGCAGAGAGGACATATCAGTGTCCTTGGCTGCCTTCCTCTTGTTTGGCTTCTATCTGCGCTTGCTTCCAATCAATTGCTCATGTCcgggtgaggagcaggagggccTCCAGCTTGTGAACTTGTGACACAGTGTTCCTCCAGTCAGGCCTCAGCCttccctgctccagctccagggTGACCCTGCGAGCCGGGACAGAGCGCCGTCTCCGGCCGTACCCCTGCGGGCTGATCTTGTCGATGGGGGCACTCTTCAACTTGTTGTTgagctggtggaggcggtgCGCCAGGTCATGTACGGTGCACGTGCCCAGGGAGCAGCCGGGCCGTCTGGACTGGTTGACAGTGAAGTGCTTGGAACGCTTGGTTCTGATGCTGATGCCATTGCTGGATGGAGGATGGGTCAAGACagaaagcgaaagagagagagagagggagagagagaggaaaattaACTCTTGCACTGCATTCGTGACTGGCTTGCGCTCAGTAGTCTATATTTAAATTGTATCTATCTTTTGTCAGTTTATAAGTTAAACTGGAAATAGAAGGTATCTGGGGTTTCTTTTTACCTGGAATGTGGAATCAGAGTATCCCTGATATCTTCTGGTGTGACCAACTGCTCAGACTCCGCCACCCTCTCTGCAGACAAGCTGTTAAGATGCCTCCTCAGTTGGCTCTCCATCCACACACTTAACCTATAGGGGAGGAAAGACGGGAGGCCAGATTAATCCAGGGCAGATCTTTAGGAAGTCAGGTGGTGAAATCTGCCTTCACTGTTTACATATGGAATGATGGGATTGATCCATTGTAGTGGTCGAAGATTAAAATATAGAATAAAGAAAGTAAATCAGCTCACCGTTTTTTCAACTCCGGGTTCACTTCAAGTTCCACACAGTGAGCTATTGTGGATAGCAGGCATCCATAAAGGACGGATTGGAGGATCAGCTTCATGTTGACTCTGTGACCTGTGAGGGAAAGAAACATTTGTCAG is a genomic window containing:
- the adma gene encoding adrenomedullin a, which produces MKLILQSVLYGCLLSTIAHCVELEVNPELKKRLSVWMESQLRRHLNSLSAERVAESEQLVTPEDIRDTLIPHSSNGISIRTKRSKHFTVNQSRRPGCSLGTCTVHDLAHRLHQLNNKLKSAPIDKISPQGYGRRRRSVPARRVTLELEQGRLRPDWRNTVSQVHKLEALLLLTRT